One genomic segment of Bacteroidota bacterium includes these proteins:
- the csm2 gene encoding type III-A CRISPR-associated protein Csm2 yields MNNNKKKQSDSNKWKERFKPEVWIIGEGFNKDADKFSDDLGKYLKNSGLTSSQIRIIFGELKRIEMKGFAEGKTAFLLLKSKFMKATAKDSTLMPLKDIFYSSYELINTEDIEKGKIYFLNFMNLFEAIVNYFTGYNQGK; encoded by the coding sequence ATGAATAATAATAAAAAAAAACAAAGTGATTCCAACAAGTGGAAAGAACGATTTAAACCAGAAGTATGGATTATCGGTGAAGGCTTTAATAAAGATGCTGATAAATTTTCAGATGATTTGGGCAAATACCTTAAAAATAGCGGATTGACATCATCTCAAATACGAATTATTTTTGGTGAGTTAAAACGTATTGAAATGAAGGGATTTGCTGAAGGTAAAACAGCTTTTTTACTTCTCAAATCAAAATTTATGAAAGCCACCGCAAAAGATAGTACACTTATGCCGTTAAAAGATATATTTTATTCATCATATGAGCTTATTAATACTGAAGATATAGAAAAAGGGAAGATATATTTCTTGAATTTTATGAATCTCTTCGAGGCTATTGTAAATTATTTTACAGGTTATAATCAAGGCAAATAA
- the csm3 gene encoding type III-A CRISPR-associated RAMP protein Csm3 yields the protein MKKLISKIIINGKIKTLSGLLIGGTNTSMDTGGIKNFVVRNPINYKPYIPGSSLKGALRSCLDLADNTIWDNKIKEKNKVRYETGQDPEKPAVKLFGNAPTTKHKDKHGEVYDQHPSRVIVRDGDLLSEEDLFKNTDLPYTETKTEVVIDRLTAKANPRTFERVPAGAEFELNFVLNIFDDISKTDQLMNLKRAMKLLEDDYLGGNGSRGYGQIEIVIENVLERTVEFYKGETIENDIKSYFDAL from the coding sequence ATGAAAAAACTAATTTCAAAAATAATAATAAACGGTAAAATTAAAACTTTATCAGGTTTACTAATTGGAGGTACAAATACATCGATGGATACAGGAGGTATTAAGAATTTTGTAGTAAGGAATCCCATAAATTATAAACCATATATTCCCGGCAGTTCATTAAAAGGTGCCTTAAGATCTTGTTTAGATTTGGCGGATAATACTATATGGGATAATAAAATCAAAGAAAAAAATAAAGTTCGTTATGAAACTGGTCAAGACCCTGAAAAACCCGCTGTAAAATTGTTTGGAAATGCACCAACAACTAAACATAAAGATAAACATGGAGAAGTTTATGATCAACATCCTTCTCGAGTGATTGTTAGAGACGGAGACCTTCTTTCTGAGGAAGATTTATTTAAAAATACTGACCTGCCATATACCGAAACCAAAACTGAAGTTGTTATTGATCGCTTAACAGCAAAAGCGAATCCACGAACGTTCGAAAGAGTCCCTGCAGGTGCTGAGTTTGAACTAAATTTTGTTTTAAATATATTTGATGATATCAGCAAAACAGACCAATTGATGAATTTGAAACGGGCTATGAAACTTTTAGAAGATGATTATCTCGGAGGAAACGGTTCGCGAGGATATGGTCAAATTGAAATAGTTATTGAAAATGTTTTAGAAAGAACTGTAGAGTTTTACAAAGGAGAAACAATAGAAAATGATATAAAATCATATTTTGACGCATTGTAA
- the csm4 gene encoding type III-A CRISPR-associated RAMP protein Csm4 has product METAILKLKPNSQFHLGKVGLDENMSLNSTSEFIHSDTLFSAMINIISSVVGNDINEQTGNQFIEDFISETEKEINFSSVFYMLSINNKSEDVQNDIFFLPKPVNSGVSEKENYKEIKKIKFVSKRILEKGTPSKDWINESECSILDGKFVCLKEELCNFEEYKQIKLYTVETNPKVRVRTKKITDNLYNQSTLMIADNKFIMSKGDFTIDINFYFLYDISKASETNKKLFRLFLNLLPEIGIGGQRSTGCGFVESISDSPGFSFLPKRKDKDASRFLLLSLFVPANEDEYRSFEYYNFISRGGRNAGTDKKELKRIKMLTEGSIANSESIGKIEDISPKNSSKKYLRNGRGFFIEL; this is encoded by the coding sequence ATGGAAACAGCAATATTAAAACTAAAACCAAATAGCCAATTCCATTTGGGAAAAGTTGGCTTAGATGAAAATATGTCTCTAAATTCGACATCAGAATTTATACACTCCGACACATTGTTTTCGGCAATGATAAATATTATTAGTTCGGTGGTAGGAAACGATATTAATGAACAAACTGGCAACCAATTTATTGAGGATTTTATTTCAGAAACAGAAAAAGAAATAAACTTTTCATCTGTCTTTTATATGCTTTCGATAAATAACAAAAGCGAGGACGTACAAAATGACATATTTTTCTTGCCAAAACCTGTCAATTCAGGTGTTTCGGAAAAAGAAAATTATAAAGAAATAAAAAAAATAAAATTTGTCTCAAAACGGATTCTTGAAAAAGGAACTCCATCGAAAGATTGGATCAATGAGTCTGAATGTTCGATTCTTGATGGCAAATTTGTTTGCCTAAAAGAAGAACTTTGTAATTTTGAAGAATATAAGCAAATAAAATTATACACTGTAGAAACAAATCCAAAAGTGCGAGTACGAACAAAAAAGATTACAGATAATCTTTATAATCAATCCACTCTGATGATTGCCGACAATAAATTTATAATGTCGAAAGGCGATTTCACGATAGACATTAATTTTTATTTTCTATATGATATTTCAAAAGCAAGTGAAACGAACAAAAAGCTTTTTCGTTTGTTTCTCAATCTGTTGCCCGAAATAGGTATAGGTGGTCAGCGTTCAACTGGCTGCGGTTTTGTTGAAAGCATTTCCGACAGCCCCGGCTTTAGTTTTTTGCCAAAACGGAAAGACAAGGATGCAAGTCGTTTTTTGCTATTATCATTATTCGTCCCCGCAAACGAAGATGAGTACCGAAGTTTCGAGTACTATAATTTTATATCACGAGGCGGCAGAAATGCAGGAACAGATAAAAAAGAGCTGAAACGCATAAAAATGCTAACAGAGGGTAGCATCGCAAACTCCGAATCTATCGGAAAAATTGAAGATATATCACCAAAAAACTCTTCAAAGAAATATTTAAGAAATGGTAGGGGGTTTTTTATTGAGCTGTAA
- the csm3 gene encoding type III-A CRISPR-associated RAMP protein Csm3: MMLKGIIKISGNIKAVSGISIGGSTAALETNVFENDIIKTSNGVPYISGNSLKGKMRDMLAKIEGSVDEESDFNSYKYISEIFGSPEEFKNGNIIGAKLHVKDAFANAILENGVKRYNGKSFMLAKTDYSFTEMKTENATDRNSKKSMPRNNIRTFSEVIFPFQMKYKIFEEDINPAIKHIKAALKFLQDDYIGGNGSRGYGQIEFQNVQVHKHLINEFEFDKTGELINQDLLKETIE, translated from the coding sequence ATGATGCTAAAAGGAATAATTAAAATTTCAGGAAATATCAAAGCAGTTTCTGGTATTTCCATAGGTGGCAGCACTGCCGCCTTAGAAACTAATGTGTTTGAAAACGATATTATAAAAACTTCGAATGGAGTTCCGTATATTTCTGGAAATTCGCTAAAGGGCAAAATGAGAGATATGCTTGCAAAAATTGAGGGTTCAGTTGATGAAGAGTCAGATTTTAATTCGTATAAATATATATCTGAAATTTTTGGTAGCCCCGAAGAATTTAAAAACGGTAATATTATTGGAGCGAAATTGCATGTTAAAGATGCTTTTGCAAATGCAATATTAGAAAATGGAGTTAAAAGATATAATGGCAAAAGCTTTATGCTTGCAAAGACAGATTATTCATTTACAGAAATGAAAACCGAAAATGCAACAGATAGAAATTCAAAAAAAAGTATGCCACGAAATAATATTAGAACATTTTCGGAAGTAATATTTCCTTTTCAGATGAAATATAAAATTTTTGAAGAAGATATAAATCCGGCAATAAAACATATTAAAGCGGCACTAAAATTCCTCCAAGACGACTACATTGGCGGAAACGGTTCGCGAGGATATGGGCAAATAGAATTTCAAAATGTTCAGGTTCATAAGCATCTGATAAATGAGTTTGAGTTTGATAAAACGGGAGAATTGATAAATCAGGATTTGTTAAAAGAAACAATTGAATAA
- the cas6 gene encoding CRISPR system precrRNA processing endoribonuclease RAMP protein Cas6, which yields MNNKIELSHLKSFELYHLKFLCEAKGILAMPAFWGATFHGLFGRALHKQHCSQKTEECFNCFEKENCTYIKVFAPVPQADYANKTKFIDMPRPVIFRKAMSEKAVIFPQETFSFEIIIVGEAILYLNQIVDAFFIAAEMGIGRRRAKFQINECMYKTEASGNFEALYVGKVPKAMSLDNFNLPNSKNINLNFVTPLHLKDKNDYSVNPPAKLILSRIYERVCLLNHFYCGGELPENTDFQKMEIPITHNLYNFKFGRYNHKLNTWQKLIGRIGTISLKTEDKNIGNHLLFGQFVGVGKMASMGCGMYRMSFE from the coding sequence ATGAACAACAAAATAGAGCTTTCACATCTAAAAAGTTTTGAACTTTACCATTTGAAATTCCTTTGTGAAGCAAAAGGAATATTGGCTATGCCTGCATTTTGGGGTGCTACTTTTCATGGATTATTTGGTCGCGCATTACACAAGCAGCATTGCAGCCAAAAAACTGAGGAGTGTTTTAATTGTTTCGAAAAAGAAAATTGCACCTACATTAAAGTATTTGCACCTGTTCCGCAAGCAGATTATGCAAACAAAACAAAATTCATTGACATGCCCCGACCGGTAATTTTCAGAAAAGCAATGTCGGAAAAAGCAGTAATTTTCCCTCAGGAAACTTTTTCTTTCGAAATCATTATTGTTGGTGAAGCTATATTATACCTGAACCAAATAGTTGATGCTTTTTTTATTGCGGCTGAGATGGGCATTGGCAGAAGACGAGCCAAATTTCAAATCAATGAATGTATGTATAAAACCGAAGCCAGCGGAAACTTCGAAGCATTATATGTAGGAAAAGTTCCAAAAGCAATGAGTTTAGATAATTTCAATTTGCCAAATAGCAAAAATATTAACCTCAATTTTGTAACTCCTTTGCATTTGAAAGACAAAAATGACTATAGCGTAAATCCACCGGCAAAACTCATATTATCGCGAATCTACGAAAGAGTATGCCTGCTAAATCATTTCTACTGCGGAGGAGAACTGCCCGAAAATACAGATTTTCAGAAAATGGAAATTCCCATCACTCACAATCTGTATAATTTTAAATTTGGTCGATACAACCATAAGCTCAACACATGGCAGAAACTAATAGGGCGCATTGGCACAATTTCGCTCAAGACAGAAGATAAAAACATTGGCAATCATTTACTATTCGGGCAGTTTGTGGGAGTAGGCAAAATGGCTTCTATGGGATGCGGAATGTATAGAATGAGTTTTGAGTAA
- the csm5 gene encoding type III-A CRISPR-associated RAMP protein Csm5 has product MPKIKIETLTPIHIGSGNDLSADIDFLFFEEKNEDNEFEEIIAVVDDEKILKIIGEENINIWAKIIENRKDFFEYLKQRKHDITSADIKKRIIRVYGSQTSTLKEQMLDGKQIPYIPGSSIKGAIRTAVLANKALANKKMAKKNLRDNRDKFSADKIEKKLFGNSANEDVFRFLQVGDAYFDYETIAINAKTLNLIGNGWKFKHDNQLVECISEDSETFFNLKINNELIEKHNEKKIWLSDTDFLTFENLFSTIKNHTLQLLKKELQFWSEENVKEDVFDNYIEKLHSLIDVGKKCRENEAIIRIGYGSGWNFITGAWAKDEAIMSDFEYDSFKKFARRKKYADQIPFPKTRKIDQNGDILGFAKLTF; this is encoded by the coding sequence ATGCCAAAAATAAAAATTGAAACACTCACACCTATTCATATAGGCAGTGGCAATGATTTATCCGCAGACATTGATTTTCTTTTTTTCGAAGAAAAGAACGAAGACAACGAGTTTGAAGAAATAATTGCCGTGGTTGATGACGAAAAGATACTAAAAATAATTGGAGAAGAAAATATTAATATCTGGGCTAAGATTATAGAAAACAGAAAAGATTTTTTTGAATATTTGAAACAAAGAAAACACGATATTACCTCTGCCGATATAAAAAAACGCATAATAAGAGTTTACGGCAGCCAAACTTCCACTCTTAAAGAGCAGATGCTAGATGGTAAACAAATACCTTATATTCCGGGTTCATCCATAAAAGGAGCAATTCGCACAGCAGTTCTTGCCAACAAAGCACTTGCCAATAAGAAAATGGCTAAAAAGAATTTGCGAGATAATAGAGATAAATTTTCTGCCGACAAGATTGAAAAGAAACTTTTTGGAAATTCTGCAAACGAAGATGTTTTTAGATTTCTACAAGTTGGCGATGCCTATTTCGATTACGAAACTATTGCCATAAATGCAAAAACGCTAAACCTCATAGGCAACGGTTGGAAGTTCAAGCACGATAATCAATTGGTTGAATGTATTTCGGAAGATTCTGAAACTTTTTTTAATTTAAAAATCAACAACGAATTGATTGAAAAGCACAACGAAAAGAAAATTTGGCTTTCAGACACCGATTTTCTTACTTTTGAAAATCTATTCTCTACTATAAAAAATCATACTTTACAATTGCTTAAAAAAGAACTCCAATTCTGGTCTGAGGAAAATGTAAAAGAAGATGTTTTCGACAATTATATTGAAAAATTGCACAGCTTGATAGATGTCGGAAAAAAATGTAGGGAGAATGAAGCAATTATCCGCATAGGCTACGGTTCGGGTTGGAATTTTATAACAGGAGCCTGGGCAAAAGATGAAGCTATAATGTCCGATTTCGAATATGATAGTTTTAAGAAATTTGCACGCCGAAAAAAATACGCAGACCAGATTCCTTTTCCAAAAACCAGAAAAATAGACCAGAACGGCGATATACTTGGTTTTGCCAAATTAACTTTTTAA